TATTAAAGCGCGTAAATTATGCACGTAACTTACATTCCCCCTGATACGTATAAATGCCCCTCCATCCATTCAAAAATGACTCTTTAGATACACCCACCTAACGTTTTCTCGTATTCCGCAGATAAGAGGGACATCTGCAGACACTCGAAAATATGACGGAGCGAATTCACCCCACCAACTCCCCACCATCCTCCGGTGAAGCTCCACCGACATCTTCCAGAACATCCTCCGCGGAAGCACCACAGCCGCCACTGACATCTCCCAGAACTGCAGGCTCCCCGGCGCCGGGGACTTACGTGATCCAAATCCCCAAGGACACGATATACCGCTACCCGCGGCCGGAGAACGCCCGCCGCTACGAGAAAAAAATTGCCCGGCAAAAGCCGCGGCGCAGCTGCTGCCGTTGCTTCTGCTGCTGGACGCTCGGAGTCCTTGCACTCGTCGTTTTCCTCCTCGCCGCCGCGGCCGGCATCCTCTACCTCGTCTTCCGCCCCGAGGCCCCTAAGTACTCCATCGAAGAGATCGCGATCAGCGGCTTCAACCTGACGTCGCCTTCCGCGATCTCGCCGGAATTTGACGTCACCGTCAGAGCCGAAAACCCCAACGACAAGATCGGGATCTACTACGGGAAGGGAAGCTCCGTCAGTGTCTACTACTCCGACGTGAATCTCTGTAACGGAAACTTACCGGCGTTTTACCAGCCGTCGAACAATGTAACGGTTTTCCAGACGGCGTTAAAGGGCTCGAAGATTTTGTTAACGAGCGCCGTGAACGCGGCATTAGCGAGCGAGCAGAAGCAAGGGGAGGTGCCGTTCTCGATACGCATGAAGGTCCCCGTTAAGATCAAGTTCGGCGCCGTTAAGACGTGGACGATCACCGTTAAGGTCACGTGCGAGGTGGCGGTGGATGGCTTGACGACGTCGTCGAAGATCGTTTCTAGCGATTGCAAaaagagtttgaaaatatgGTAGTAGTAGTTGGGACTTGGGGGGTGGGTTGATCCTTTCTTGGTTGTAGAGAATTTTGCACAGAGAAAAATAAGACTCACGGACAGTTCGATCTCCTCTGTCCCGAAAATTTTCGTGCCTCTAATGTCGAGAGATTTTTCGATTGTTGGATTATGTGATTTTTATCCAATAGCCGGAAAACTCCTCTGTATAGAGATACAGAAATTTTCGGCAAAAATATCCTACGACGGTGTCGATTAGAATagttattgtttattttttcctcaGTAAATCCTCCGTCTTTTTAGTTTGGATTGGTTGCTGTTGGTCGCGGGCCAGCATCCTGCCCACGCGGGTCGAACCGTGGCGCTTGGGGCCTGCTACGCTATGGTATAAGGAGATAGAGTTGCGCCTTTACCACTACCTGCGGGTTTTGATAAGATGGTAAGCGCTTGATcctacaagtggtatcagagccaaggtTGCGGGTTCGACTCCCCTGGATGGCATGCTGCTTGCGGGCAGgtgctggggggggggggattgttGGTCGCGGGCCAGCATCCTGCCCACGCGGGTCGAACCGTGGCGCTTGGGGCCTGCTACGCTATGGTATAAAGAGATAGAGTTGCGCCTTTACCACTACCTGCGGGTTTTGGTAAGATGGTAAGCGCTTGATCCTACAAAGCTTGCAGATGCAACGTTCTTTGTACAAGTTTTCATGCAATATTAAATATATTCTTTTGGAGTGAAGTCCATGTTCATGTTGTTATTCTAatattcttttgctttttttttatgagatgggatatatatatatgccacTATATTATATTGGCATCGTAgagtcaaatatttttttaatcatggtTCTCATGTGTAACGTAAAACGAGACTCAACATGATTTCAATCGTTTTGCAGACCTCGGCGGACGACGCGTTCatctattttgtaaaaaatcaagatGATTAGAGACATTGGGAATTGCTTGTTCCAATAGAATTGATCatgaagaaaatgaaatttctcTCATACGATTCTCGTGTGATGCAAAATATGACCCATCATAGTTTGACTTAATGATTtaaactgttcattttgtaggccCCAGCGCATTCATGAGCCGTACAAAAAACCAATTTGGTCAGATATCAACATATTCACTTGAATGAAACATAATTGTCATCGTGTAATTTTCTATTAAGCCTTTCATTCTTGTTGAAAAATATGCCATTTTATACTCTGTGAAGTCTTAACCACAGGAAAAATGTTAGTATCAAATGTGTACAGATTAAATTCATCAAGCTTAACAAAGTTacaaggagggagagagagagagagagagagagagagagagagagaggacagagATGTTAATGGGGGACAGgtaaaatgaaaattatttggtgCTCTGTCTCATGCTTGGGGTCAAAGATTTGACTTTATTAGCGGTGTCAATTAGGAGTAAAAAACTaggccttagagcatctccatctGGGGAAGGGTCCTGTCCAGTCTCTTATTGTCCCGTCTCGTCCcacccattttcaattttttggggccTCATCCAGGGCTCGAAATAATGATTCGAtccgtttattttgtagagctctTCGAGACCTTttaccatgcaaaaaatcatgttcatcggTTACCAATCAGCCGTCGATTGTTAACCGACGAACATAATTCTTTTCCATGGAGGAAGGTCTCAACGAGctttacaaaataaa
The sequence above is a segment of the Rhododendron vialii isolate Sample 1 chromosome 13a, ASM3025357v1 genome. Coding sequences within it:
- the LOC131312489 gene encoding NDR1/HIN1-like protein 13, with the protein product MTERIHPTNSPPSSGEAPPTSSRTSSAEAPQPPLTSPRTAGSPAPGTYVIQIPKDTIYRYPRPENARRYEKKIARQKPRRSCCRCFCCWTLGVLALVVFLLAAAAGILYLVFRPEAPKYSIEEIAISGFNLTSPSAISPEFDVTVRAENPNDKIGIYYGKGSSVSVYYSDVNLCNGNLPAFYQPSNNVTVFQTALKGSKILLTSAVNAALASEQKQGEVPFSIRMKVPVKIKFGAVKTWTITVKVTCEVAVDGLTTSSKIVSSDCKKSLKIW